The Halalkalibacter krulwichiae genome has a segment encoding these proteins:
- the nikD gene encoding nickel import ATP-binding protein NikD — METKGRNILHVKDLCVRVKTKDGYMPLVQDINFGIEKGKVLGLVGESGCGKTVTSMSILQLFNQKNMNIQGSITLKGRELNGLKNNEMRQIRGKDIAFIMQNPMNAFTPVFTVGHQFVETIRSHTSLNKKQAKKLAIEVMQYVNLPDPEKILKNYPFQLSGGMLQRVMIAMAACLHPAVIVADEPTTALDLYNQLLVLRLLDRIRSEYGTAILLISHDLGVIAEMADDVIVMQNGRIVEKANVFQLFEHPHHEYTKKLLTTRPSLQVEQQPVIHML; from the coding sequence ATGGAAACAAAAGGTCGAAATATATTACATGTTAAAGACTTATGTGTGCGAGTAAAAACAAAAGATGGTTATATGCCGCTCGTTCAAGATATTAATTTTGGAATCGAAAAAGGAAAGGTACTAGGTCTTGTTGGGGAAAGTGGTTGCGGAAAAACAGTTACAAGTATGTCTATCTTGCAGCTTTTCAATCAAAAAAACATGAATATTCAAGGAAGCATTACCCTTAAAGGACGAGAGTTAAATGGGTTAAAAAACAACGAAATGAGGCAAATTCGAGGGAAGGATATTGCCTTTATTATGCAAAATCCGATGAATGCCTTTACGCCTGTTTTTACGGTTGGTCACCAATTTGTTGAAACGATTAGATCGCATACTTCATTAAATAAGAAGCAAGCAAAGAAGCTCGCGATCGAAGTAATGCAATATGTAAACTTGCCCGATCCTGAAAAAATATTGAAGAACTATCCATTTCAATTGAGTGGAGGAATGCTTCAGCGTGTAATGATTGCCATGGCAGCATGCTTACACCCTGCAGTAATTGTTGCGGATGAGCCAACAACAGCACTCGATCTTTACAACCAATTATTAGTCCTTCGTCTTTTAGATAGAATTCGCTCTGAATATGGAACTGCTATTTTACTTATTTCCCATGATCTTGGGGTAATTGCAGAAATGGCTGATGATGTAATTGTGATGCAAAATGGTAGGATTGTAGAAAAAGCAAATGTATTTCAATTATTTGAACACCCACACCATGAGTACACAAAGAAGCTGTTAACCACAAGGCCTAGCTTACAAGTTGAACAACAGCCTGTCATCCATATGTTGTGA
- a CDS encoding malate synthase produces the protein MNLINKEVTHKRFGEGSVVKHDDSIIEIHFATANKKFVYPDAFGKHLKLHDRSAAHSLEKVIQKKQMEWEKEEQEKVEKKKLQRKEQQLLLKHEKLMKNHKLHPKSQMVFWCDVDELSRVFSEWKIFTGEINSGSNKGKPNKPSRLYKNSVCILTARDSSMPEKDRRILGVYMVNEHFIGKFCEDGYIPAHSKYRLQLTEQESDKMPFWKYYVNEKSPQRMTWNTGKYRYFDNVCVAQILQDIVSLKNDTQERELAQQLFEHFCIMNQIRKEELPETNGALIRI, from the coding sequence ATGAATCTAATCAATAAAGAAGTAACACACAAACGTTTTGGCGAGGGAAGCGTTGTGAAACATGATGATTCTATCATAGAAATACATTTCGCAACGGCGAATAAAAAGTTTGTCTATCCCGATGCATTCGGAAAACATCTAAAGCTTCATGATAGAAGTGCTGCCCATTCCCTTGAAAAGGTTATACAAAAAAAACAAATGGAGTGGGAGAAGGAAGAACAGGAAAAGGTAGAAAAAAAGAAACTACAACGTAAAGAACAGCAACTTCTCTTGAAACATGAAAAACTTATGAAGAACCATAAACTTCACCCCAAATCACAAATGGTTTTTTGGTGTGACGTCGATGAACTGAGTAGGGTTTTTAGTGAGTGGAAAATTTTCACTGGTGAAATAAATAGCGGTAGTAACAAAGGAAAGCCAAACAAACCTTCTCGTTTATATAAAAATAGTGTTTGCATTTTAACAGCAAGAGATTCAAGTATGCCCGAAAAGGATAGACGTATCTTAGGTGTTTATATGGTGAATGAACACTTTATCGGTAAGTTTTGTGAAGATGGATATATTCCTGCCCATTCGAAATACAGATTACAACTTACAGAACAAGAATCTGATAAAATGCCCTTTTGGAAATATTATGTAAATGAGAAATCCCCTCAAAGAATGACTTGGAATACAGGTAAATACCGTTATTTTGATAATGTATGCGTAGCTCAAATTTTACAAGATATTGTCTCTCTAAAAAATGACACACAGGAACGCGAACTAGCACAGCAGCTTTTTGAACATTTTTGTATAATGAATCAGATAAGAAAAGAAGAATTACCAGAGACTAATGGGGCATTAATACGTATATAG
- a CDS encoding lmo0937 family membrane protein, producing MLWKLLIVIFVLWLLGFSFEVGGGLIHLLLVVALVVLIVQLLSGRRA from the coding sequence ATGTTATGGAAGCTATTAATTGTAATATTTGTATTATGGTTACTTGGATTCTCCTTTGAAGTTGGAGGTGGACTAATCCACTTGCTTTTAGTTGTCGCATTAGTCGTCTTAATAGTTCAACTCTTATCAGGTAGAAGAGCTTAA
- a CDS encoding MATE family efflux transporter: MKLETELIKIQSKSAFSNKEYLTLAIPLIVSGISTPILGAVDTAVVGRMPDPSFIGGVAVGTLIFNTMYWLLGFLRVSTTGFTSQAQGSNNEMEMTLSFLRPMVISVMFGLFFIAMQYPILQVAVYLVGASDTVTNHAETYFLIRIWGAPFTLLSYVIIGWLVGLGKVRLSLTTQIFMNVLNIILNFIFVLGFGFGVAGVASATLISEISAVLFGLLMIFRAKQIHISKVRGNMILETTPLRKMLKVNRDLFLRTVCLLTMTVIFTAKGASMGEVTLAANAILLQIHYLIAYFFGGFANASSIMVGRAIGSKDEDLYKRAFILSAQWGISSAIVLSICILIWGEYVVSLFTTISIVKEIAINLLIWMIIFPFVGFWYAQLEGIFSGATEAKFIRNSIILALLVFFIANWLFIPLYQNNGLWLAFILFMLSRSVFLWMYVPTLRKNIGVFENKL, translated from the coding sequence ATGAAACTAGAAACGGAATTAATAAAGATACAAAGCAAGTCAGCCTTTTCAAATAAGGAATATTTAACTCTGGCTATACCACTCATTGTATCGGGAATATCAACACCTATTCTAGGTGCAGTTGACACGGCTGTAGTTGGTCGAATGCCTGACCCGTCTTTTATTGGTGGAGTTGCAGTTGGTACCCTAATTTTTAACACAATGTATTGGTTACTTGGCTTTCTTCGTGTTAGTACAACGGGCTTTACATCACAAGCTCAAGGGTCAAACAATGAAATGGAAATGACCTTATCTTTTTTACGGCCTATGGTTATTTCGGTCATGTTTGGTTTGTTTTTTATAGCTATGCAGTATCCGATTTTACAGGTGGCTGTTTATTTAGTAGGGGCTAGTGATACGGTTACGAATCATGCAGAGACGTATTTTTTAATTCGGATTTGGGGTGCCCCCTTTACATTACTTAGCTATGTCATTATTGGTTGGCTGGTGGGACTTGGGAAAGTTCGTTTATCATTAACTACGCAAATTTTTATGAACGTGCTAAACATTATTCTTAATTTTATTTTCGTATTAGGTTTTGGGTTTGGTGTAGCAGGAGTCGCTAGTGCAACGTTAATTTCTGAAATAAGTGCAGTATTATTTGGGTTATTGATGATCTTTCGGGCAAAACAAATACATATTTCAAAAGTAAGAGGAAATATGATCTTAGAAACTACTCCTCTTAGAAAAATGTTAAAAGTGAATCGTGATTTGTTTTTAAGAACGGTTTGTCTCCTTACGATGACTGTAATTTTTACAGCTAAAGGGGCAAGTATGGGAGAGGTAACATTGGCAGCAAATGCCATACTTTTGCAAATTCATTACCTTATAGCATACTTCTTTGGAGGATTTGCTAATGCCTCTAGTATTATGGTTGGTCGTGCGATTGGCAGTAAAGATGAAGACTTGTATAAAAGAGCATTTATTCTATCTGCACAATGGGGGATTTCATCTGCAATTGTTCTCTCAATTTGTATACTTATATGGGGTGAATATGTTGTTTCATTATTCACGACTATATCAATTGTTAAAGAAATAGCAATCAATCTCCTAATATGGATGATAATTTTTCCTTTTGTCGGATTTTGGTATGCTCAATTAGAGGGTATTTTTTCAGGTGCAACAGAGGCAAAGTTTATTCGAAACTCGATTATTCTTGCATTACTTGTATTCTTCATAGCTAATTGGTTATTTATTCCACTCTACCAAAACAATGGATTATGGCTTGCATTTATTTTATTTATGTTGTCACGTTCTGTGTTTTTATGGATGTATGTTCCCACGCTTAGAAAAAATATAGGGGTGTTTGAAAATAAATTATAG
- the nikB gene encoding nickel ABC transporter permease subunit NikB, which translates to MGTYILKRIMTIIPIFLIATLLTFGMIHLSPVDPAEAYLAAIHIQPTEELLAQKRHEFGLDKPLLVQYVSSVIQISQFNFGVSYVTNKPVWEEISSRIPATIQLTVGGLIIAILVSIPLGFLAGIKKNSGIDHFSRFLSFFGASIPSFLFGYLLIFFFSVKLDLFPVEGIGTWKYLVLPAITLALPLIALYTRLLRASVLENLEEPYVLFARTRGIHEKKIMGKHVLRIAISPMVTGLGMNLGKLMTGAIIVEAVFSWPGFGRYFIEAIFNRDVPVIQCYVLLAAGLFLISNLIVDLIQMYIDPRISRKGRQFQ; encoded by the coding sequence ATGGGTACTTATATTTTGAAACGAATTATGACTATTATTCCAATTTTCCTAATAGCTACTTTGCTAACATTTGGAATGATTCACCTCTCACCAGTAGATCCTGCTGAAGCGTACTTAGCTGCAATACATATCCAGCCAACAGAAGAGCTATTGGCCCAAAAAAGGCACGAGTTTGGCTTAGATAAACCTCTTCTTGTACAGTATGTAAGCTCCGTTATTCAAATATCCCAATTTAACTTTGGGGTATCTTATGTAACGAATAAACCTGTATGGGAAGAGATATCTTCCCGAATACCAGCAACCATTCAGTTAACTGTAGGGGGCCTCATCATAGCGATCCTAGTCAGTATCCCACTTGGGTTTTTGGCAGGTATAAAGAAAAACAGTGGAATCGATCATTTTAGTCGATTTCTCTCCTTTTTCGGGGCATCTATACCTTCCTTTTTGTTTGGATATTTGTTGATCTTTTTCTTTTCTGTAAAGCTAGACCTATTTCCAGTAGAAGGTATAGGAACTTGGAAATACTTGGTCTTACCCGCTATAACTTTGGCTTTACCTTTAATCGCTTTATATACCCGTCTATTACGTGCAAGCGTGCTTGAAAATTTAGAAGAGCCTTATGTACTTTTCGCCCGAACGAGAGGAATTCATGAAAAAAAAATAATGGGAAAGCATGTATTAAGAATTGCCATATCCCCTATGGTTACTGGTCTTGGAATGAATTTAGGAAAACTGATGACAGGTGCTATCATTGTAGAGGCAGTCTTTTCGTGGCCAGGATTTGGGCGCTATTTTATCGAGGCAATTTTTAACCGTGATGTTCCTGTTATTCAATGCTATGTACTGTTAGCTGCAGGTTTATTTCTTATTAGCAACTTAATCGTTGACCTTATTCAAATGTACATTGACCCACGTATCTCAAGAAAAGGAAGGCAGTTCCAATGA
- the nikE gene encoding nickel import ATP-binding protein NikE, translating to MSLLQVKRVNHSFNSKKLFTWRKQSNKALTNISFSIEEGTCLGLLGTSGAGKSTLGKVILGIQRPQKGQVLFQGYDIYNSDKMTQRKIRRDLQVVFQDSYSSVNPRMTAERIISEPLENYEKLTVSEQRRTVISLLERVGLSEKDLKKYPHQFSGGQLQRINIARAISLKPKLIVLDESVSSLDMVTQSLILDLLRELKDDFGLSYLFITHDIKAAFSISDRLGVLEKGELIELYDSKEKFFSSRSPVVIQMRDSILAEHPRSRSLHHG from the coding sequence ATGAGCTTATTACAGGTAAAAAGAGTAAATCATAGCTTCAATTCTAAAAAGCTATTTACATGGAGAAAACAGTCAAATAAAGCACTTACTAATATTTCATTTTCGATTGAGGAAGGAACCTGTTTAGGATTACTCGGGACAAGTGGAGCTGGTAAAAGTACCTTAGGGAAAGTGATTCTTGGCATACAGCGTCCACAGAAAGGCCAGGTTTTGTTTCAAGGATATGATATTTATAATTCGGATAAAATGACTCAACGAAAGATACGTCGTGATCTGCAAGTTGTTTTTCAGGATTCATATTCATCTGTAAATCCCCGTATGACAGCTGAACGTATTATAAGTGAGCCATTAGAAAACTATGAAAAACTAACCGTAAGCGAACAAAGAAGAACAGTCATTTCGCTTTTGGAACGAGTAGGGTTGAGTGAAAAGGATTTAAAAAAGTACCCACATCAATTTAGCGGCGGACAATTGCAAAGAATTAATATTGCCAGAGCAATCTCTCTCAAACCAAAGTTAATCGTCCTGGACGAATCGGTTAGTAGTTTAGATATGGTTACACAAAGCTTAATTTTAGACTTATTAAGAGAATTAAAAGATGACTTCGGCTTATCTTATCTATTTATTACCCATGATATTAAAGCTGCCTTTTCAATCTCTGATAGATTAGGTGTACTAGAAAAAGGAGAATTGATTGAGCTATATGATTCGAAAGAGAAATTTTTTTCCTCAAGAAGTCCTGTAGTTATTCAGATGAGAGACTCGATTCTTGCTGAACATCCACGGTCTCGTTCACTTCACCACGGGTGA
- a CDS encoding RNA-binding domain-containing protein: MISKEEVQILLDKLETSIADELESQQLDFKQWITRSFDDNIKLMLKMAVCMANGGGGSVVFGVADKVKGRSNAILGVPEDVDTTIFQKRIYEKTDPHLTPVFEDITVPEGSTRLLLMNVFPGMPPYTTTDGSATIRQGKDCIPYTGSLRRKMMDTSTQMDFTDEIIHEDWQSLFSHSAMERVREIMSRERVDESLLTLSDEDLLRSIGALKENFLTKGALLLVGKPEAISKYIPQYKWSFRKMISDTDYSHRDDGTHAIPVALYELERYIAVDNPMVTVESGLVHPEFSTYPTIALREALLNAFGHRDYRMNGTIMLKQYKDKLILTNPGEFVGGITPKNILHHPPVARNNHLMDLLDRLKLVNRSNLGVSRIFRSLLIEGKEPPIYREVGSNIELTFISSPLNKDFKNLINHMAQEKNHIDVDHLLILQYLIRHEEIDTSIAAEVAQRSMEQARELLSKMQNEFNLLESIGRGKGRYFTLSRSAYKLLKGELQYERQQILDKEAVKIRILSILKTDRSLTNKEIRQLTGMNQKQVQRLVKELEPDGVKIVGKGAGTKYIYSP; this comes from the coding sequence ATGATATCCAAAGAAGAAGTACAGATACTGCTAGATAAGTTAGAAACAAGTATAGCTGATGAACTTGAATCACAACAATTAGATTTTAAGCAATGGATAACAAGAAGTTTTGATGACAACATTAAGTTAATGTTAAAAATGGCAGTATGTATGGCAAACGGTGGAGGCGGTAGTGTTGTATTTGGTGTAGCAGATAAAGTTAAAGGAAGATCTAATGCTATATTAGGTGTTCCCGAAGACGTAGATACTACAATATTTCAAAAAAGGATATATGAAAAAACTGATCCGCACCTAACACCAGTTTTTGAAGATATAACAGTACCAGAAGGCTCAACACGCTTACTGTTGATGAATGTATTTCCAGGTATGCCTCCTTACACTACGACTGATGGTTCTGCAACGATAAGACAGGGAAAGGATTGTATTCCTTATACAGGGTCTTTAAGGCGTAAAATGATGGATACTTCAACACAGATGGATTTTACTGATGAAATAATCCACGAGGATTGGCAAAGTCTATTTTCACATTCAGCAATGGAGCGCGTCCGGGAAATTATGTCTAGAGAAAGGGTTGATGAAAGCCTTTTGACGTTATCTGATGAAGATTTATTGAGGTCTATCGGAGCGTTAAAGGAAAACTTTCTTACTAAAGGCGCCCTACTACTTGTTGGAAAGCCTGAAGCTATTTCAAAATATATTCCACAATACAAATGGTCGTTTAGAAAGATGATTAGTGATACTGATTATTCTCACCGAGATGACGGAACTCATGCTATTCCGGTAGCACTGTATGAATTGGAACGGTATATAGCTGTCGATAATCCAATGGTTACTGTAGAATCTGGACTTGTGCATCCAGAGTTTAGTACATATCCAACAATTGCTTTAAGAGAAGCTTTGCTTAATGCATTTGGTCATAGGGATTATCGAATGAATGGAACTATTATGTTGAAGCAATATAAAGATAAGCTAATACTAACTAATCCAGGAGAGTTTGTTGGTGGTATTACACCTAAAAATATTCTCCACCACCCTCCAGTAGCGAGGAATAATCATTTAATGGATTTGTTAGATAGATTAAAACTAGTCAACCGTTCAAATCTGGGTGTTTCAAGGATATTTCGTTCGCTATTAATTGAGGGGAAAGAACCACCGATATATAGAGAAGTTGGCAGTAACATTGAGCTTACCTTTATATCTTCTCCATTAAACAAGGATTTCAAAAACTTAATTAATCATATGGCACAGGAAAAAAACCACATTGATGTTGATCATCTGCTTATACTGCAATATTTAATTAGACATGAAGAAATTGACACTTCTATAGCTGCCGAAGTTGCTCAAAGGAGTATGGAGCAAGCGCGTGAATTACTTAGTAAGATGCAAAATGAATTTAATTTATTAGAATCAATTGGACGTGGAAAAGGGAGGTACTTTACTCTTTCACGAAGTGCATATAAATTATTAAAAGGTGAATTGCAATATGAACGTCAGCAAATTTTGGATAAGGAAGCAGTGAAAATTCGCATATTGTCTATATTAAAAACAGATCGAAGTTTAACTAATAAGGAAATAAGGCAATTAACAGGGATGAACCAAAAGCAAGTACAACGTTTGGTAAAAGAATTGGAACCAGATGGTGTTAAGATTGTTGGAAAGGGAGCTGGAACCAAATATATTTATTCTCCTTAA
- a CDS encoding sulfatase-like hydrolase/transferase — translation MTKHKPDHCKGKNKRPNFLVILVDEQRFPTVYENDELTEWRKNHLKTQELLRGNGMTFLNHYIGSTACSPSRTTLYTGQYPSLHGVTQTTGAAKGSFDPDVFWLDHNTVPTLGDYFRSAGYRTFWKGKWHASDEDLIIPASHNAMLSFNPTTGFPDREKQRQYLNANRLASYGFDGWIGPEPHGSNPRNSASSAAIGISGRDVVYSEEVVRLIHSLEEDHTNHHKPWTIVSSFVNPHDITLYGLFTKLLPTFNFSVDPSVPFIPPAPTANENLLTKPSAQSSYRDVYQQALQPTLDTPFYRQLYYSLHKQVDDEMYKVFTALKQSIFYENTIVVFTADHGSLVGAHGGLFQKWHNAYEEAIHVPLIIHSPRFFADCKETDMLTSHVDIVPTLLGLADIDVQEVQEKLKKDHTEVHPLVGRDLSSLINGNSEFTRGEEALYFMTDDEFSKGLNQYTLTGQPYEAVIQPNHLETVIVKLPTGDANSKEIWKFTRYFDNPQFWSDPGVEDVETIQKKTTDVSEDHQAAICITTTKTQPIPDQFELYNITKDPLEKINLAHPTHETPESKVIQNLLTKILQEQRRQKRNTPTSGY, via the coding sequence TTGACCAAACATAAACCAGATCATTGTAAGGGAAAAAATAAAAGACCAAATTTTCTCGTTATTCTTGTTGATGAGCAACGATTTCCAACCGTTTATGAAAACGACGAGCTAACAGAATGGCGTAAAAACCATTTGAAGACACAGGAACTTCTACGAGGAAATGGGATGACATTTCTAAATCATTATATTGGAAGTACAGCTTGTTCACCTAGTAGGACAACACTTTACACAGGACAGTATCCTTCCCTGCATGGGGTTACTCAAACGACAGGAGCAGCGAAAGGATCGTTTGATCCAGATGTATTCTGGCTGGATCACAATACAGTCCCTACTTTAGGTGACTATTTTCGTTCTGCAGGTTATCGAACGTTTTGGAAAGGGAAATGGCATGCTTCAGATGAGGACCTTATCATCCCAGCAAGTCATAATGCGATGTTGAGCTTTAATCCAACAACTGGATTCCCTGATCGAGAGAAACAACGACAGTATTTAAATGCCAATCGGCTAGCTTCCTATGGCTTTGATGGATGGATAGGTCCTGAACCGCATGGATCAAACCCGCGAAATTCAGCTTCATCCGCTGCGATTGGGATAAGTGGCCGTGATGTAGTTTATTCTGAAGAGGTTGTTCGATTAATTCACTCCCTAGAGGAGGACCATACAAATCATCACAAACCTTGGACAATTGTTTCATCATTTGTAAATCCACACGATATTACCCTATATGGGCTATTCACAAAATTGCTACCAACATTTAACTTTTCTGTAGATCCTTCTGTTCCTTTTATACCACCAGCCCCGACAGCAAATGAAAATCTTCTAACGAAGCCCTCAGCCCAAAGTAGTTACCGGGACGTTTATCAACAGGCATTACAACCTACACTAGATACACCTTTTTACAGACAACTATACTATTCACTTCATAAGCAGGTTGATGATGAAATGTATAAAGTTTTTACCGCTCTTAAGCAGTCTATTTTCTATGAAAATACCATTGTAGTTTTTACTGCAGACCATGGTAGTCTCGTTGGGGCCCATGGAGGATTGTTTCAAAAATGGCATAATGCCTATGAGGAAGCAATTCATGTTCCACTCATTATACACAGTCCTAGATTCTTCGCTGACTGTAAAGAAACGGATATGCTCACAAGTCATGTCGACATTGTTCCTACCTTATTAGGACTAGCAGACATTGATGTTCAAGAAGTTCAAGAGAAATTGAAAAAGGATCATACAGAGGTCCATCCCTTAGTAGGTCGTGACCTATCTTCGTTAATTAACGGAAATTCTGAGTTTACTAGAGGTGAAGAGGCTCTTTACTTTATGACAGATGATGAATTTTCAAAAGGCTTAAATCAATACACTCTAACAGGCCAACCATATGAAGCAGTTATTCAACCTAATCATTTGGAAACTGTAATTGTCAAGCTACCAACAGGCGATGCCAATTCAAAGGAAATATGGAAGTTCACTCGTTATTTCGATAATCCACAATTTTGGAGTGATCCAGGTGTTGAAGATGTTGAAACGATCCAGAAAAAAACCACAGATGTTTCAGAGGATCATCAGGCTGCAATTTGTATTACAACTACAAAAACTCAACCAATTCCGGATCAATTCGAACTATATAATATAACAAAAGATCCATTAGAAAAAATAAACCTAGCACACCCAACACATGAAACACCAGAATCAAAAGTGATTCAGAACCTTTTAACAAAAATTCTTCAAGAACAGCGTAGACAAAAAAGAAATACTCCAACAAGTGGTTACTAG
- a CDS encoding TOTE conflict system archaeo-eukaryotic primase domain-containing protein gives MDIQEQLRSALKEIDRLKKENIQLKKYLYKVKDRNTFYSPTSNIKKTATDFTPKEKAAISLFMNLFRGRSDVFAQRWESSTTGKSGYSPACKNEWDKELCRKPKIKCQDCSHRLLSPLTSQVIYEHLSGIKTIGIYPLLENNTCHFLAVDFDKKQWKDDVRAFIETCKNLGLPYHIERSRSGEGAHIWFFFEKEISASLARKFGVILLSKTSEKRFEVGMDSFDRMFPNQDLLPKGGFGNLIALPLQKQAKMKGNSVFVNESFQEFEDQWQYLSSIKRISEKNILQIVTNFSKEESSIKVNEKVENINLPKEVTIELNHGIQILKNLLPSKILNELQKLATFGNPEFFKAQAKRYSTHRIPRMIDCTQIDDNMLILPRGLLEKVKEIFSKYKISLTILNNQFVGKSIDAKFYGQLTTQQEDAVTSMSNHDNGVLAADTGFGKTVTAAALISRNETNTLIIVHRTQLVEQWKERLSTFLNIPVKEIGQIGGGKNKPTYNIDISTIQSLNHNGLIKPELHHYGQIIVDECHHISAVSFEKVLRAVRAKRVYGLTATPVRKDGLHPIIFMQCGPIRYKTNNKQQANIRPFKQTLVKRETLMYTNETDIQAIYSLLSTNKERNDLIFNDVLQALDEKRSPIVLTERLDHINELYELFKGFAKNIIILSGAMKKKERQQALERLIKLPDSEERLLIATGKYVGEGFDDSRLDTLFLTMPISWKGTLQQYVGRLHRNHSSKSEVKVFDYVDSNIDVLERMFEKRLKGYKNIGYSLGENKEKSQQIQLF, from the coding sequence ATGGATATTCAAGAACAGCTCAGGTCTGCTTTAAAAGAGATTGATAGACTTAAAAAAGAAAATATTCAATTAAAAAAGTATCTCTATAAAGTAAAAGATCGTAATACATTTTATAGCCCAACATCTAATATAAAGAAAACAGCGACTGATTTTACTCCTAAAGAAAAAGCAGCAATTTCACTATTTATGAACCTTTTTCGAGGAAGGTCTGATGTTTTTGCTCAAAGGTGGGAATCAAGTACTACAGGTAAATCTGGTTATTCACCTGCATGTAAAAATGAGTGGGATAAAGAGCTTTGTCGAAAACCTAAAATTAAATGTCAGGATTGTTCCCACCGCCTATTGAGTCCCTTAACTTCCCAAGTTATTTACGAACATTTAAGTGGCATAAAAACTATAGGAATTTATCCTTTACTAGAAAATAATACATGTCATTTTCTAGCTGTGGACTTTGATAAGAAGCAATGGAAAGATGATGTACGTGCATTTATTGAAACGTGTAAAAATTTAGGGTTACCATATCATATCGAACGTTCTCGCTCAGGAGAAGGCGCTCATATTTGGTTCTTTTTTGAAAAGGAAATAAGCGCTTCGTTAGCTAGAAAATTTGGAGTGATTCTATTATCAAAAACAAGTGAAAAACGCTTTGAAGTTGGCATGGATTCCTTTGATAGAATGTTCCCTAACCAAGATCTATTACCTAAAGGTGGTTTTGGTAATTTGATAGCTCTCCCATTACAGAAGCAAGCAAAAATGAAAGGGAATAGTGTCTTTGTAAATGAATCATTTCAGGAATTTGAAGATCAATGGCAATATCTATCGTCGATAAAAAGGATATCTGAAAAAAACATTTTACAAATAGTAACAAACTTCTCCAAGGAAGAAAGCTCTATAAAGGTAAATGAGAAAGTTGAGAATATTAACTTGCCAAAAGAAGTTACTATTGAACTAAATCATGGCATTCAAATTCTGAAGAATTTATTACCAAGTAAGATACTGAATGAATTACAAAAACTTGCGACATTTGGAAATCCAGAGTTTTTCAAAGCGCAAGCAAAGCGTTATTCCACTCATCGAATTCCTAGAATGATTGATTGTACACAGATTGATGACAATATGCTCATATTACCAAGAGGTTTATTAGAAAAGGTGAAGGAAATCTTCTCTAAATATAAAATATCTCTAACAATACTAAACAATCAATTCGTAGGAAAGTCTATTGATGCTAAATTTTATGGTCAACTTACTACCCAACAAGAGGACGCTGTTACATCTATGTCTAATCATGACAATGGAGTATTAGCAGCAGATACTGGTTTTGGAAAAACGGTGACAGCTGCGGCATTAATTAGTAGAAATGAAACCAATACGCTCATAATTGTGCATCGGACACAATTAGTTGAACAATGGAAAGAGAGATTATCAACTTTTTTAAACATTCCAGTAAAAGAAATTGGTCAAATTGGTGGTGGGAAAAATAAACCAACCTATAACATAGATATATCTACTATTCAATCGCTTAATCATAATGGCTTAATAAAACCTGAGTTACATCATTACGGGCAAATTATCGTGGATGAATGTCATCACATTTCTGCCGTCAGTTTTGAAAAGGTATTAAGAGCCGTCCGAGCGAAGAGAGTGTATGGTTTAACAGCAACCCCAGTTAGGAAAGATGGTTTGCATCCAATAATATTTATGCAATGTGGACCTATAAGATATAAAACGAATAATAAACAGCAAGCCAATATTCGACCGTTTAAACAAACCCTTGTTAAAAGAGAAACATTAATGTATACGAATGAAACCGATATACAAGCTATATATTCCTTGTTATCTACTAATAAGGAACGAAACGATCTGATTTTTAACGATGTTCTACAAGCTCTAGATGAAAAACGCTCTCCTATCGTGTTAACGGAACGTTTAGACCATATAAATGAGCTATATGAGCTTTTCAAAGGATTTGCTAAAAATATTATTATCCTTTCAGGAGCTATGAAGAAGAAAGAACGGCAACAAGCGCTAGAAAGGTTAATTAAATTACCTGATAGTGAGGAGAGATTGTTAATTGCAACTGGAAAATATGTTGGAGAAGGGTTTGATGATTCGAGATTAGATACACTCTTTCTAACAATGCCAATCTCTTGGAAAGGAACATTACAACAGTATGTAGGACGGCTTCACCGTAATCATAGTAGCAAAAGTGAAGTGAAAGTGTTCGATTATGTAGATTCGAACATTGATGTACTAGAGAGAATGTTTGAAAAACGATTAAAGGGATATAAAAATATAGGTTATAGTCTAGGTGAGAACAAAGAGAAAAGCCAACAAATTCAATTATTCTAG